From the Echeneis naucrates chromosome 7, fEcheNa1.1, whole genome shotgun sequence genome, the window CTGTCACTTTATGTGAAGAGAGAAGGAATCGTTTCCATGAGTTTCCCAGTGAGGATTGCATACAAGACAATGAGAAAATATCTTTAATCGTGAAATATGTTTTCACACAATGGCTTTTTGTACAAAAAACAACTCTTAATACAGTTCTCATAACAGTTCATTGTTTACTCACAAAAATCAGCATTTATCATGATGTTTCAACAAGTTTTGCTTCTGCACATCCATCCCAACTATTGCACCTTTGTCAGAGAAAACGACAGACCTTTTAATACAATCCTagactgaatttgtgttttcaataGACTCAGCTTAAACTTCCTTCATATATGTGTGAAACACCATATGGTACACTGTGAGAATGATGTGTCTGATCTGCGTCAAAGCACCTGAGAAATATTGTAACTCAAGTCAGGTGTTGGTAATACACCCCTGATATTCCTTccacaacagaagaagaaagtctTTGGGAATAGATAGAAAATACAAGTTAGAGTATGTTCAGAATAACCAAATGTTTGTAGTTGAGAAAAGAAATCCCAGATAAACAAAAAGAGGTGAAATATTGTCAAATAAATTCCAAGCTATCATTGCTGAAACCATTTGCCTCctgcaatgaaataaaatcccaCAAATTCTTTAAAAAGTATGTACCAATCAACCTCTTGAGCAGTCAGATTTGTTGGGGGTCGCTTAGATGACGGTCATTTGGGCAAAATCAGAAACAAATTTAAATCGGTTAACAAATTTATACTTTGCTGTTAGTCAGAGCAGGAGTGGAGAGCAAGTTGAAAATCCAATCCAAAATATATAGCTGGCACCCTTCAgatcaaacttaaaaaaacaaaacaaaaacaacctgcaCTGGCTCATTTTGGAAGTCTCCTGTATCACTGATGCAGGTGGAAATGGGGGAACTGTCCCTCAGGATTCGAAGAGTGGAATCATTGCCATCCTACTGGTTTAACCTTTAAAGCCAAAGCAAACAATGCAGTTACCGTACCTAGCAATTTTTCACCTTTCATAAGCATAAAATCTGGTACATCATTAGTCAGAAAAAATATTGTCCgtgaaatattattttagcaTGTACAACATGGCACTCACAGGGACAACTTCTTCCTGCTCATGTTGTTTTGGAGAGAAACAAGCTGCGCAATTGCTATAAGAGTTGGGTACTCTTCACAAGTAAATGGCAGGAATACTGGGATAATATTGAAACTGTGTAATTTAATTCTGTATAataggaaagaaagaaatgctggTCTTgggaagaagaggagctggaaaaggagggaggaaaatatTATGATTTACCAGAGATTAGTTTACTGAGATGTCAACCAGATATTAtataaaactgacaaacacCCCAGTGGAAAATGCACCATAAAACAGTCTGACATATTTCTTCATCGAAGGGAATATagtattaaaataaatcacgTCTTTCGGTAATAGAGGacggcaaaacaaaaaaaaaggtgtagACAAAATATGCTGACCAGTCAGTGTTTATTGAAAAggtacatttaaaaacaactttcttttgCCAAATATCTGCAAAAGTTGTGCAATTATTAAAAGTTACAATCCCTGAAGATTAGAAATAGACATAAAAAACTACCTTTCTAAAGAAGGGTAAATAATTCTCAAACTCTCTCGTCACACATCAGTCCAGTAGGCGGCGGTAatacagctttaaaatgtttactgacaccaaagaagaagaaggcggCCCCATTATAGAGGCAGAAGAAGACGGAGACGGCGGAGCTGGTTTTGAtatttgtcttttcctcttcctaACGGACAGATAAAACCTGACAGTCAGCCAGTACGTGTCTTAGAGAGAAACATTTCCTGTAACTGCTGTCGGTTTAATGTCAGATGAAGTGAGGCGCTTTGTCTTTAGGCTTCTGGATGCTGTCTAACCTGCTTCACGTTGAAAGGCGCTTTATCGGACTCCGGAGCTCCTTTAACGCCTCTGTAGTCTCTGTGTGGTCTGCGGCTCTGCACCTGATGTGGGgccggagtgtgtgtgtgtgtgtgtgtgtgtgtgtgtgtgtgtgtgttcgtgttcaATTGACAGATAACTTTTGCATTGACATGAATCTCTAAGCTATGattgtttatgttttaacaGAACCAGGGATGGATCCAGTTCAGCCTCTGAAGACCCCACATGGTGATGGAGATCATGACCGTGTTGATGCCACCTCCTGGGTGTCAGTGTGTCCAAGAGGCCTTTGGAgagtgcagaaaaagaaaataccatCAGAGAGTCAACAAACTGTGACTAAACCTGAACTTACTGCATGTATGTCCGTCCTCCAAATTGGCTTaatttctaaatataaataatccATTATTGGTCTATATTTTTCAACCAGAAAAATGTCTATTAATTCAGCTCacatgtctctgtttttctaGTATGTTCCTCTGGTTGCTGTCCAACACTGGGCTCACTGTGTCGAGTCCAAGTGCATCTGAAAGACAGCCTGGGTGAAACTGACAATTCAGAGTCTGATAACAGAAAGGAGAATCTGGCAGTCAAACCTGAGCAGTCAGTTGCTGAAGAGTTAGTGGCAACGGCCTTTCCAAGGTGTCTGGACTCTGTGCTCCAGGTCCCACTGGGGGACTGGACTGTGCTGAGACTTGGGGAGGGTCAGTGTGATATCACAGAAGCATGTTTGGCGGAGATGAGAGCAGGCGAGAAATGTGAGGTAAGAGTTAAGAGTCTAcggaaaaataatttaaatgattCCAATAAGAGGGCATGACTAAACAGGTGTGTAAATACTTTTTGATTGTAATATTGCATGTTGTGAATTCTTATGAACTTGATATTTTTAgtaagcttttgtttttaactgtgaAAACTGTCAAAgggccaaaaaaagaaatattagaATTGAATAGTTTAATAGTAATCTGTGAGAAGAGCAAAAGTGACAATGTGGAGCAGTtgcctgaaaagaaacaaaagttgaGAGAATGGCAATGAGAAGGGTCATGAGGAAATTAACATTTCCAATTTCTCATTAGGTACCAATGTGAAACGCTCccaaacaaaaatctgttgttGCTCTTGATTAAGGCTCAAAGGCTAAATGTACAACCTCAGCACACATTACATTATTTTCTCATAATGACTTTTCTGAGAATGAAAAAATTATAGTAAgatcaaatgtttgtgttttactaCACAGATACAACTTTCTCCAGTTGAAGATGGATCAAATGCCCCTGTCCCTCAACCTGCAGAGGAACTCCTGCCTCTGTGTGCCACAATTGAACTTCAGTCTTTCACGCCAGGCAGGGAATCATGGGAGATGTCTCCTGGTGAAAAATGGGAGTGGGTAAAGTCACACAAGGAGAGGGGTGGAGTGAGATTCAGGAGTGGAGATGTGTGGGGAGCTGCAGACAGCTACAGCCGATCCCTCAAACTGCTCATCCCTCTTTACGGCCTCATCAGAGTGCTGGAGAaaacagatccagatccagagcgagaagcagaggagcagagaggcatttccAATGGTGATGAACGAAACCAACTTCCCTCTGTGCATGAATTCAAGACCATTAAGGCAGAGCTACACTCTAACATGTCTCTGTGCCAGCTCAAACTGAGCCAACCGGTGCAGGCTAAGGCCAGTGCGACAAAAGCCGCTGAACTTGAACCAGGTGGGGCTAAAGCCTGGTACCGACTGGGACAGGCCTGCCTGAAGGTGAATGAACTGGAGGAGGCCAAACATGCGTTTAGGAAACTACTGAAACTCCAGCCAGATTCACCTGCTGCATTAAAGGCACTTAAAGACATAGCAAGtagggagaaagagacaaatgtCCAATTGGGACAGAGACTCAGCAAAATGTTCAGCTGAAGATTAAACTTCAGCAGTTTGTCATCAGATATTATCAACAGAACGGAGTCACAACTGTACACACTGACTGAGTTTCCAGACTGCGACGTCAAAGTGAAAACCACctgttaataatttattttgcagcatttcatatgtttatctAGGACACTGTTGTGTGTGAGATTGTGGTAATTCAGTACTACTTTATAACTTGAGCattattcaaaagaaaatgtgccCCTATAGTTATTCCCAGCTGCAGCCAGCCAgcacttcacacacaaaacctgATCAatgaataatagaaaataaaagtcgctttttaatcaaaaaaaatgTTAGGCTTGGATCCACAAAGAGTATAAATGCATTGTTGGGGCTTTCTaattattatgaatatttcTTATTTCCAAATACAGAATTTGAAttgaaacatttaacatttttctccGTCTCAACGAATCACAATATAATGCAGTTTTTTATGCACTACATGATGATAAGctcttcaaaacaaaacagggattTGATGATGTTCAGAGtgtgatattatttattttacttaggTAAAGCTTTATTAGGTTCTCCACATTATACATGAAATCAACCCTCAAAAGACTTTGCAGGGTTTAGCCACAAGGTGTCGGGCCTGATCTCCCAGCGTGGCTCCACTGGTCGGATGTTACGACGTACTGCGGGGGCTTCAAaatgccgaaacccgggatcgaaccagggacctttagatcttcagtctaacgctctcccaactgagctatttcggctggtATTCAACAAAAAATCCGCTATACTTCAAATATGAGAGACACTCTGTTCTATGCTTCTGTGTTCACCATTGTGACTGACTGAATGTTACTGGTGTGatgaatttagagaaacacaagaaacttgtgcgacaggagctctgtcctaaccttagtacatttaaactcctccactaaacCAGATACTGGGAGCTGTAGTATGCCTTTCCCGTACAGTGCCACcgtgcttaaacatctcggaaccccgagccaattcctaatgtaaaagcttactagtctttccattttctctacacagatattggaatctcatataccgacagtggccacatcgACAATCGATCAAAGTTCTGATCGatgcggccacactgcccttcctttcccacacatctcattcttccttgatgcactctaaggcctctggctgatgttattttctgccaaccacaaggacaaacctggagcatctttccctctaatctaccgTCTTTATTCCCTCCAGCCACACTCGCtatgcccttcaaactattctgcccacatctagtcctagagaataggtccgtgcccctgtccttcactgagtcacatatccaactcgtagtcttatccgttccagtatctgttaccatgtagtctgcctgtgagtcatcttccgcccctgctctcgctgacccttggggtattttcTTTAAGTGACTTGTAGCTTGTGCTGGTTGTGACAAAGCTGTTGCGCCTTGCCACTGCTACCTTGGATTGCTAGTCCACGACCTGTggggtctttgcctcctgtcagctgtctatccaagctgtcacgtggtctttcccttgttgtcagctgccctATTCACAGCAGTCACTAGCTATGCTAATTTCggaatttagagaaacacaagaaacttgtgcgacaaaaatatggaccagactcagtgaacaCCCTCCTACCAACAAATTGtcacactgctctatgctcCCTACAGATGATATCCAACTAGACCAGTGAGCGGTggtagctatcatgtcttcggggtcatcaggtgggaacctcctttcaccggtgtttcgtctagttaaTTGTTGAAATCATTTTAAGAGGTGCAGGTACCGACAGCCGTGGCTATCTGATGTG encodes:
- the fkbpl gene encoding FK506-binding protein-like, with amino-acid sequence MDPVQPLKTPHGDGDHDRVDATSWVSVCPRGLWRVQKKKIPSESQQTVTKPELTALCSSGCCPTLGSLCRVQVHLKDSLGETDNSESDNRKENLAVKPEQSVAEELVATAFPRCLDSVLQVPLGDWTVLRLGEGQCDITEACLAEMRAGEKCEIQLSPVEDGSNAPVPQPAEELLPLCATIELQSFTPGRESWEMSPGEKWEWVKSHKERGGVRFRSGDVWGAADSYSRSLKLLIPLYGLIRVLEKTDPDPEREAEEQRGISNGDERNQLPSVHEFKTIKAELHSNMSLCQLKLSQPVQAKASATKAAELEPGGAKAWYRLGQACLKVNELEEAKHAFRKLLKLQPDSPAALKALKDIASREKETNVQLGQRLSKMFS